Proteins from one Malassezia vespertilionis chromosome 2, complete sequence genomic window:
- the PRE6 gene encoding proteasome endopeptidase complex (COG:O; MEROPS:MER0016363; EggNog:ENOG503NWE5), translating to MVDYALEAVRKGTCAVGLRGKNVAVLGVEKKSLQQLQDSRTVRKTAMLDDHICLAFAGLNADARILIDKARVECQSHRLTLDDPVSVDFITRYIAGVQQKYTQSGGMRPFGISTLIIGFDQNQSVPRLYLTEPSGMYSSWKANAVGRSSKTVLEFLEKNYKEDMTEEETVKLTVKSLLEVVQTGAKNVEIAVMSGHGKLRNLEQQEIEAVVKVIETEQEAEADRRRTLRAATANAAESINQ from the exons ATG GTGGACTATGCATTAGAAGCTGTGCGAAAGGGTACCTGTGCT GTTGGCTTGCGTGGAAAGAACGTTGCCGTGTTGGGCGTTGAGAAAAAGAGCCTTCAGCAGCTGCAGGACTCCCGGACTGTGCGAAAGACGGCGATGCTAGATGATCACATCTGCTTGGCATTTGCAG GCTTGAacgccgatgcgcgcattcTCATTGACAAAGCACGGGTGGAGTGCCAGTCGCACCGTCTTACGCTGGATGATCCTGTGAGTGTGGATTTCATTACACGCTATATTGCCGGCGTCCAGCAAAAATACACACAATCCGGCGGCATGCGGCCATTTGGTATTTCTACGTTGATCATTGGTTTCGATCAAAACcagagcgtgccgcgcttgtATCTTACGGAGCCATCCGGCATGTACTCTTCGTGGAAGGCCAATGCTGTGGGCCGCTCATCCAAGACTGTGCTCGAGTTCCTTGAGAAGAACTACAAGGAGGATATGACGGAAGAAGAGACAGTCAAGCTTACCGTAAAGAGCCTGCTTGAAGTGGTTCAAACAGGTGCCAAGA ATGTGGAAATTGCCGTCATGTCTGGCCACGGCAAGCTTCGG AATCTTGAGCAGCAAGAGATCGAAGCGGTGGTCAAAGTCATTGAGACCGAGCAGGAAGCCGAGGCCGATCGTCGCCGTACACTCCGTGCTGCCACGGCGAACGCGGCAGAGTCGATCAATCAGTAG
- the EGD2 gene encoding GAL4 enhancer protein (COG:U; EggNog:ENOG503NYAS), whose protein sequence is MSIEEITDDVKDLKVDNIPGGEEGEVDVSDRVQSRAERKSRKSLQNIGLKHLPDIKRVTLRRARGHLYVVADPDVYKSPASDCYIVFGDVKNEDMSAFAQAQAAQQMLAADGQQGAGADGGAEPIFKPSDLTGGKRVDEEEEDDGSPIDETGVDSKDVDLVMEQVSVSRRKAVKALKENDGDLINAIMSVS, encoded by the exons ATGTCTATTGAGGAAATTACTGATGACGTGAAAGAC CTCAAGGTCGACAACATTCCTGGGGGTGAAGAAGGCGAGGTTGACGTTTCGGACCGTGTTCagtcgcgcgcggagcgcaagaGCCGCAAGTCGTTGCAGAACATTGGCCTCAAGCATCTCCCTGACATTAAGCGTGTGACGCTCCGTCGTGCCCGTGGC CACCTCTACGTTGTTGCGGACCCCGATGTGTACAAGTCGCCCGCTTCTGACTGCTACATTGTCTTTGGTGACGTGAAGAACGAGGACATgagcgcgtttgcgcaggCTCAAGCCGCCCAGCAGATGCTCGCTGCGGACGGTCAGCAGGGTGCCGGCGCggacggcggcgctgagCCTATATTCAAGCCGAGCGATCTCACTGGTGGCAAGAGGGTTgacgaagaggaggaggacgacGGTTCGCCTATCGACGAGACTGGCGTGGACTCGAAAGACGTCGACCTTGTTATGGAGCAG GTTTCTGTCTCTCGTCGCAAGGCTGTCAAGGCACTGAAGGAGAATGATGGCGACTTGATCAATGCCATCATGAGCGTGAGCTAA